From Struthio camelus isolate bStrCam1 chromosome 7, bStrCam1.hap1, whole genome shotgun sequence, a single genomic window includes:
- the PAOX gene encoding peroxisomal N(1)-acetyl-spermine/spermidine oxidase isoform X3, which translates to MEGSGGGGPRVLVVGAGLAALGAAQRLRVAGRLRLLEAEARAGGRICTRPFGSGLVEVGAHWIHGPSEGNPVFCLASRYGLLGPSAAEEENQQVQAGGHPLLPSITYGSSGKVLSPELVNSTRTIFSDLLQSTHAFLHADGLPAPSVGQYLRAEIARLAPTWDGDEDVKRLRLAILNAYFKLECCISGTHSMDLVALGPFGEYTTLPGLDCTFPGGYSSLPDRMLSNLPEGTVLLNKPVRTIWWQGSFCEDGDTEKEFPVRVECEDGDSFLADHVIVTVPLGFLKERHQDFFQPPLPERKAEAIRCLGFGTNNKIFLEFEEPFWDPHYQLLEVVWEDESPLAEPSTDLEANWFKKLIGFVVIQPPEQYGHVLCGFIAGKESEYMETLSNTEVLSTLTRVLRMLTAAAGPLRWRGYTPHLLLDHTWGPAVGLAGG; encoded by the exons atggaggggagcggcggcggcggcccgcgggtgCTGGTGGTGGGCGCCGGGCTGGCCGCGCTGGGGGCGGCGCAGCGGCTCCGCGTCGCTGGCCGCCTCCGCTTGCTGGAGGCCGaggcccgggccgggggccgcatCTGCACCCGCCCCTTCG GTTCGGGGCTGGTAGAGGTGGGGGCACACTGGATCCATGGGCCGTCAGAGGGGAACCCCGTCTTCTGCCTGGCCTCCCGCTATGGCCTGCTGGGCCCCAGTGCTGCTGAAGAGGAGAACCAGCAGGTACAGGCCGGAGGGCACCCGCTCCTGCCCTCCATCACCTACGGCAGCTCGGGGAAGGTGCTGAGCCCTGAGCTGGTGAACAGCACCCGCACCATCTTCTCCGACCTGCTTCAGTCCACCCACGCCTTCCTCCATGCTGACGGGCTCCCTGCTCCCAGCGTGGGCCAGTACCTCCGGGCAGAGATCGCCcggctggcccccacctgggacGGGGACGAGGATGTCAAGCGGCTCCGGCTGGCCATCCTTAACGCCTACTTCAAGCTGGAGTGCTGCATCAGTGGGACCCACAGCATGGACCTGGTGGCCCTGGGGCCTTTTGGGGAGTACACCACGCTGCCCGGCCTCGACTGCACCTTCCCAGG TGGCTACAGCAGCCTCCCTGATCGCATGCTGTCAAATCTGCCCGAGGGCACCGTCTTGCTCAACAAGCCAGTGAGGACCATCTGGTGGCAAGGGTCCTTCTGTGAGGATGGAGACACAGAGAAGGAGTTCCCTGTCCGGGTGGAGTGTGAGGATGGCGACTCCTTCCTCGCTGATCACGTCATTGTCACCGTCCCGCTAG GTTTTCTCAAAGAACGCCACCAGGACTTTTTCCAGCCTCCTCTCCCTGAACGGAAAGCGGAAGCCATTCGCTGTCTTGGTTTCGGCACCAACAACAAGATCTTCCTGGAGTTTGAGGAGCCATTCTGGGACCCACATTATCAGCTCCTTGAAGTGGTGTGGGAGGATGAGTCACCTCTTGCAGAGCCTAGCACTGACCTGGAAGCCAACTGGTTCAAGAAGCTCATCGGCTTTGTGGTTATCCAGCCACCAGAACA gTATGGGCATGTCCTTTGCGGCTTCATTGCCGGGAAGGAGTCGGAGTACATGGAGACCCTAAGCAACACAGAAGTTCTCAGTACCTTGACACGTGTCCTTCGTATGCTGACAG CCGCTGCAGGTCCTCTTCGCTGGCGAGGCTACACACCGCACCTTCTACTCGACCAcacatggggccctgctgtcggGCTGGCGGGAGGCTGA
- the PAOX gene encoding peroxisomal N(1)-acetyl-spermine/spermidine oxidase isoform X2, whose product MEGSGGGGPRVLVVGAGLAALGAAQRLRVAGRLRLLEAEARAGGRICTRPFGSGLVEVGAHWIHGPSEGNPVFCLASRYGLLGPSAAEEENQQSTHAFLHADGLPAPSVGQYLRAEIARLAPTWDGDEDVKRLRLAILNAYFKLECCISGTHSMDLVALGPFGEYTTLPGLDCTFPGGYSSLPDRMLSNLPEGTVLLNKPVRTIWWQGSFCEDGDTEKEFPVRVECEDGDSFLADHVIVTVPLGFLKERHQDFFQPPLPERKAEAIRCLGFGTNNKIFLEFEEPFWDPHYQLLEVVWEDESPLAEPSTDLEANWFKKLIGFVVIQPPEQYGHVLCGFIAGKESEYMETLSNTEVLSTLTRVLRMLTGNPHLPAPRSILRSRWHSAPYTRGSYSYVAVGSSGEDIDVLAQPLPEDASDRRPLQVLFAGEATHRTFYSTTHGALLSGWREAERLNNLYGATEAPCPAARL is encoded by the exons atggaggggagcggcggcggcggcccgcgggtgCTGGTGGTGGGCGCCGGGCTGGCCGCGCTGGGGGCGGCGCAGCGGCTCCGCGTCGCTGGCCGCCTCCGCTTGCTGGAGGCCGaggcccgggccgggggccgcatCTGCACCCGCCCCTTCG GTTCGGGGCTGGTAGAGGTGGGGGCACACTGGATCCATGGGCCGTCAGAGGGGAACCCCGTCTTCTGCCTGGCCTCCCGCTATGGCCTGCTGGGCCCCAGTGCTGCTGAAGAGGAGAACCAGCAG TCCACCCACGCCTTCCTCCATGCTGACGGGCTCCCTGCTCCCAGCGTGGGCCAGTACCTCCGGGCAGAGATCGCCcggctggcccccacctgggacGGGGACGAGGATGTCAAGCGGCTCCGGCTGGCCATCCTTAACGCCTACTTCAAGCTGGAGTGCTGCATCAGTGGGACCCACAGCATGGACCTGGTGGCCCTGGGGCCTTTTGGGGAGTACACCACGCTGCCCGGCCTCGACTGCACCTTCCCAGG TGGCTACAGCAGCCTCCCTGATCGCATGCTGTCAAATCTGCCCGAGGGCACCGTCTTGCTCAACAAGCCAGTGAGGACCATCTGGTGGCAAGGGTCCTTCTGTGAGGATGGAGACACAGAGAAGGAGTTCCCTGTCCGGGTGGAGTGTGAGGATGGCGACTCCTTCCTCGCTGATCACGTCATTGTCACCGTCCCGCTAG GTTTTCTCAAAGAACGCCACCAGGACTTTTTCCAGCCTCCTCTCCCTGAACGGAAAGCGGAAGCCATTCGCTGTCTTGGTTTCGGCACCAACAACAAGATCTTCCTGGAGTTTGAGGAGCCATTCTGGGACCCACATTATCAGCTCCTTGAAGTGGTGTGGGAGGATGAGTCACCTCTTGCAGAGCCTAGCACTGACCTGGAAGCCAACTGGTTCAAGAAGCTCATCGGCTTTGTGGTTATCCAGCCACCAGAACA gTATGGGCATGTCCTTTGCGGCTTCATTGCCGGGAAGGAGTCGGAGTACATGGAGACCCTAAGCAACACAGAAGTTCTCAGTACCTTGACACGTGTCCTTCGTATGCTGACAG GGAACCCACACCTACCTGCTCCCAGGAGCATACTCAGATCCCGGTGGCACAGCGCTCCCTACACCCGGGGCTCATACAGCTACGTGGCCGTTGGCAGCTCGGGGGAGGACATTGATGTGCTGGCTCAGCCCCTGCCCGAGGATGCATCTGACCGCAGG CCGCTGCAGGTCCTCTTCGCTGGCGAGGCTACACACCGCACCTTCTACTCGACCAcacatggggccctgctgtcggGCTGGCGGGAGGCTGAGCGCCTCAATAACCTCTACGGAGCCACCGAGGcaccctgccccgcagcccggctcTGA
- the PAOX gene encoding peroxisomal N(1)-acetyl-spermine/spermidine oxidase isoform X1 yields the protein MEGSGGGGPRVLVVGAGLAALGAAQRLRVAGRLRLLEAEARAGGRICTRPFGSGLVEVGAHWIHGPSEGNPVFCLASRYGLLGPSAAEEENQQVQAGGHPLLPSITYGSSGKVLSPELVNSTRTIFSDLLQSTHAFLHADGLPAPSVGQYLRAEIARLAPTWDGDEDVKRLRLAILNAYFKLECCISGTHSMDLVALGPFGEYTTLPGLDCTFPGGYSSLPDRMLSNLPEGTVLLNKPVRTIWWQGSFCEDGDTEKEFPVRVECEDGDSFLADHVIVTVPLGFLKERHQDFFQPPLPERKAEAIRCLGFGTNNKIFLEFEEPFWDPHYQLLEVVWEDESPLAEPSTDLEANWFKKLIGFVVIQPPEQYGHVLCGFIAGKESEYMETLSNTEVLSTLTRVLRMLTGNPHLPAPRSILRSRWHSAPYTRGSYSYVAVGSSGEDIDVLAQPLPEDASDRRPLQVLFAGEATHRTFYSTTHGALLSGWREAERLNNLYGATEAPCPAARL from the exons atggaggggagcggcggcggcggcccgcgggtgCTGGTGGTGGGCGCCGGGCTGGCCGCGCTGGGGGCGGCGCAGCGGCTCCGCGTCGCTGGCCGCCTCCGCTTGCTGGAGGCCGaggcccgggccgggggccgcatCTGCACCCGCCCCTTCG GTTCGGGGCTGGTAGAGGTGGGGGCACACTGGATCCATGGGCCGTCAGAGGGGAACCCCGTCTTCTGCCTGGCCTCCCGCTATGGCCTGCTGGGCCCCAGTGCTGCTGAAGAGGAGAACCAGCAGGTACAGGCCGGAGGGCACCCGCTCCTGCCCTCCATCACCTACGGCAGCTCGGGGAAGGTGCTGAGCCCTGAGCTGGTGAACAGCACCCGCACCATCTTCTCCGACCTGCTTCAGTCCACCCACGCCTTCCTCCATGCTGACGGGCTCCCTGCTCCCAGCGTGGGCCAGTACCTCCGGGCAGAGATCGCCcggctggcccccacctgggacGGGGACGAGGATGTCAAGCGGCTCCGGCTGGCCATCCTTAACGCCTACTTCAAGCTGGAGTGCTGCATCAGTGGGACCCACAGCATGGACCTGGTGGCCCTGGGGCCTTTTGGGGAGTACACCACGCTGCCCGGCCTCGACTGCACCTTCCCAGG TGGCTACAGCAGCCTCCCTGATCGCATGCTGTCAAATCTGCCCGAGGGCACCGTCTTGCTCAACAAGCCAGTGAGGACCATCTGGTGGCAAGGGTCCTTCTGTGAGGATGGAGACACAGAGAAGGAGTTCCCTGTCCGGGTGGAGTGTGAGGATGGCGACTCCTTCCTCGCTGATCACGTCATTGTCACCGTCCCGCTAG GTTTTCTCAAAGAACGCCACCAGGACTTTTTCCAGCCTCCTCTCCCTGAACGGAAAGCGGAAGCCATTCGCTGTCTTGGTTTCGGCACCAACAACAAGATCTTCCTGGAGTTTGAGGAGCCATTCTGGGACCCACATTATCAGCTCCTTGAAGTGGTGTGGGAGGATGAGTCACCTCTTGCAGAGCCTAGCACTGACCTGGAAGCCAACTGGTTCAAGAAGCTCATCGGCTTTGTGGTTATCCAGCCACCAGAACA gTATGGGCATGTCCTTTGCGGCTTCATTGCCGGGAAGGAGTCGGAGTACATGGAGACCCTAAGCAACACAGAAGTTCTCAGTACCTTGACACGTGTCCTTCGTATGCTGACAG GGAACCCACACCTACCTGCTCCCAGGAGCATACTCAGATCCCGGTGGCACAGCGCTCCCTACACCCGGGGCTCATACAGCTACGTGGCCGTTGGCAGCTCGGGGGAGGACATTGATGTGCTGGCTCAGCCCCTGCCCGAGGATGCATCTGACCGCAGG CCGCTGCAGGTCCTCTTCGCTGGCGAGGCTACACACCGCACCTTCTACTCGACCAcacatggggccctgctgtcggGCTGGCGGGAGGCTGAGCGCCTCAATAACCTCTACGGAGCCACCGAGGcaccctgccccgcagcccggctcTGA